The window AACTCCCTGGAGCGTCACTAGACGACATTTTCTATAAGCTTGTACAAGGGGACTCTTTATGAGCAATATGGATATCAACACCCGTGCCTTATGGCAGCAAAGATTCGAACATTATATGAAGGAATCCATGGGCTATTGGCAATACGCAGCGCGTAGTAATTTCATCGGTCTCGTGTTATTTCTTGTCATCATTTCTTCCTATTATTATGCAAAAATACTACAGCGTCTTCCGACAGATTATCCCTATCTGTGGATCGTGCTTTTGCTGCTCGTTCCTCTGCTATCTTCAAGCCCTATTCGTACCTTGGTAAGGAAAGCAGACCGCATGTTTTTGTTACGGATCGAACATCAAATGGGCGCTTATTTCCGAAGTGGATTCATGTACAGTTTGACACTGCAAGCTTTTTGGACATTTATCGCCTGGGTGATTTTATGGCCGCTTTATCACCACTGCCTCGGCGCTTCAGAGCAGCATTTCTTACTGATGCTCGCACTACTTCTTCTATTAAAGATAGCTAATTTATTAGCGAGTTGGCAGGAAAGTCGCTTTGCCCATGAGCGCACCAGATTAGCTTCGGTTAGCTTTCGATGGATTGCAACAACCGCTCTCATTTCACTGCAATTTCTAACCAGCATTTTATGGGCAAGTTGCGCTGCGCTGCTTCTTATTTTCTTATGGATAGCAGCCGTTTATTTTGTATCTAAATACGTCATCGGTTGGGACTACTTGATCACCAAGGAAAATCAGCAGCAAGCTCGGCTTTATGCCTTTTTCAGCTGGTTCGTCGATGTGCCTCAAATGGGAACGCGAATAGCCCGCCGAAGTTGGATCAGCGGGCTGACACGGTTCATACCTTTTAGACAAGATGCAACCTTTTTGTACCTATATATGAAGACATTGCTGCGTACGGAGCTGTTCGCGATCGTACTGCGTATCACCTTGTTAGGGGTACTAGCTATAGCCGTTTCAAGCAGCGGTACTGCAAGGAGTTTAATCTTCATGATTTCTCTTCTAATTTCCCTTGTTCAGTTATCGTCTCTCGAGCGCGCCCATCGCTATACGTTCTGGCTGGAGATGTACCCGCTCAATCAGAATTCAAAAGCCGGTTCGCTGGCCTTTATTATTTGGTCTGTCTTGCTTCTAGAGCTATGTATCTTGACAATTCCTCTTATGATTCGCTCTTCACCAATCTATCTACTCGTTCCACTAATCAGTCTCATCTTCATCTCTTTCAGCTGCGGCATTGTGCTTCGTCGCAAGTTCGAGAAAAACGCTTTACTTGAGACCTAACAATCGAATGGCATTGTTCGTTGTTATTTCCGCTATTTCCTCCAAAGTCAACCCCCGAATTTCCGCGGCTGTCTCAGCTACCAAGCGAACATAGCCGGTTTCATTGCGCTTGCCGCGGAAAGGATGGGGGGTCAGGTAGGGAGCATCGGTCTCAATTAATAAACGATCTAACGGAACTTTCGCCAGCACTTCCTTCGGTTGCTTAGCGTTCTTAAACGTAACTGGACCTCCAAAAGAAATATGAAAATTCATATCCAGACACTGCTTCGCCGTCTCCCAGCTTCCTGAAAAGCAGTGCATGATTCCCCCCACTTCCTCGGCCTTCTCTTCTTTTAAAATATGCAAAATATCTTGATGGGCATCTCGATTATGTATGACAATGGGCATCCCCAATTTACGCGCTAGACGAATTTGCTCCCGAAATACCCGCTGCTGTACATCCTTCGGCGACTTATCCCAGTAGTAATCTAGTCCAATTTCTCCGATGGCAACAACTTTCTCATGCTTGCACAA is drawn from Paenibacillus sp. V4I7 and contains these coding sequences:
- a CDS encoding ABC transporter permease, whose amino-acid sequence is MSNMDINTRALWQQRFEHYMKESMGYWQYAARSNFIGLVLFLVIISSYYYAKILQRLPTDYPYLWIVLLLLVPLLSSSPIRTLVRKADRMFLLRIEHQMGAYFRSGFMYSLTLQAFWTFIAWVILWPLYHHCLGASEQHFLLMLALLLLLKIANLLASWQESRFAHERTRLASVSFRWIATTALISLQFLTSILWASCAALLLIFLWIAAVYFVSKYVIGWDYLITKENQQQARLYAFFSWFVDVPQMGTRIARRSWISGLTRFIPFRQDATFLYLYMKTLLRTELFAIVLRITLLGVLAIAVSSSGTARSLIFMISLLISLVQLSSLERAHRYTFWLEMYPLNQNSKAGSLAFIIWSVLLLELCILTIPLMIRSSPIYLLVPLISLIFISFSCGIVLRRKFEKNALLET
- a CDS encoding TatD family hydrolase; this translates as MLTDSHTHLNAEQFNEDQDEVIERALDAGVTRIVNVGFNRETIPSSIALAERYDFIYSTVGWHPVDAIDMMPGDLEWIEELCKHEKVVAIGEIGLDYYWDKSPKDVQQRVFREQIRLARKLGMPIVIHNRDAHQDILHILKEEKAEEVGGIMHCFSGSWETAKQCLDMNFHISFGGPVTFKNAKQPKEVLAKVPLDRLLIETDAPYLTPHPFRGKRNETGYVRLVAETAAEIRGLTLEEIAEITTNNAIRLLGLK